A DNA window from Stenotrophomonas indicatrix contains the following coding sequences:
- a CDS encoding TetR/AcrR family transcriptional regulator, whose translation MDKTTTDTRLKILDTAEALIYQNGIHATGMDLLVKTSGVARKSIYRHFENKDQVAAAALNARDVRWLNWFRQECDKAGSPEARILGMFTVLKGWFKSEGYRGCAFINTAGEVGDSHDPIRRIAKHHKQKLLDYTLELTGQLNIAQPAVLAQQLLLLMEGAITVSRVMGDYDAADTARDVAQLLLKQATR comes from the coding sequence ATGGATAAGACAACGACCGACACCCGACTGAAGATCCTGGACACGGCGGAGGCGCTGATTTACCAGAACGGGATACATGCGACCGGCATGGATCTGCTGGTGAAGACCTCTGGCGTTGCGCGCAAGAGCATTTACCGACACTTTGAAAACAAGGACCAGGTTGCCGCAGCCGCATTGAACGCGCGGGACGTGCGCTGGCTCAACTGGTTCAGGCAGGAATGCGACAAGGCCGGCAGCCCGGAAGCGCGCATCCTGGGCATGTTCACGGTGCTCAAAGGTTGGTTCAAGTCCGAGGGCTATCGCGGCTGTGCCTTCATCAACACGGCAGGTGAGGTCGGCGATTCGCACGACCCGATCCGCAGGATCGCCAAGCATCACAAGCAGAAACTGCTCGATTACACGCTGGAGCTCACCGGGCAACTGAACATCGCGCAGCCGGCCGTTCTGGCGCAGCAGCTGCTGCTTCTGATGGAAGGCGCCATCACCGTATCGCGCGTGATGGGTGACTACGACGCCGCAGACACCGCAAGGGACGTTGCGCAGTTGTTGTTGAAGCAAGCCACGCGCTAA
- a CDS encoding DUF4253 domain-containing protein yields the protein MLAFLLAVSGLNACVRTTTPPQGTPQALLAAVTKSDVRDYWTNDFGRAKRTGGYSVIVPVERAQALLESIRGQVPSGYVAFVGTTHNLDDPSIKGAELVMAPGQDQFDIVRLAATDAVNHGKTTDQIIEELKRWDAQFGIDIWQAETDTIQLKLKSLPEDLPAFSQRMYEFCPDIVDQGVGDIESLQAAVEQDGAIFLWWD from the coding sequence ATGCTCGCATTCCTTCTTGCCGTATCAGGTTTGAATGCATGCGTCAGAACGACAACGCCGCCCCAGGGCACGCCGCAGGCGCTGCTCGCTGCGGTTACGAAGTCAGACGTCCGTGACTATTGGACAAACGACTTTGGCAGGGCAAAGCGAACGGGTGGTTATTCCGTAATCGTGCCTGTCGAGCGTGCGCAGGCGCTGCTTGAATCGATCCGGGGACAGGTGCCCTCTGGCTACGTCGCCTTTGTTGGAACAACCCACAACCTCGATGACCCCAGCATCAAGGGCGCCGAACTGGTCATGGCGCCCGGCCAAGACCAGTTTGACATCGTCCGCTTGGCCGCTACAGATGCCGTCAACCATGGCAAGACCACCGATCAGATCATTGAGGAGCTGAAACGGTGGGACGCTCAGTTCGGGATCGATATCTGGCAAGCTGAGACCGACACCATTCAACTCAAGCTCAAATCCCTTCCAGAGGATCTTCCGGCATTCTCCCAAAGGATGTACGAGTTCTGCCCGGACATCGTTGACCAAGGGGTGGGTGACATTGAGTCACTTCAGGCGGCAGTAGAACAGGATGGGGCGATCTTCCTCTGGTGGGACTAG
- a CDS encoding SDR family NAD(P)-dependent oxidoreductase, producing the protein MNSVHTPRTIALVTGGSRGIGRSIALHLARQGSDVMITYQHQQVQAAETLRQIEAYGVRAAMLPLDLDAIGSLETFASAVRAQLQRWGASHFQQLVNNAGLHAPSAFGEIRGDDIDLLYRVHFKAPLLLTQLLAPQLADGGAIINISTSLTRHVAAGSLVYAAMKSALETATRYLALELGPRGIAVNAVAPGATETDFFGGAVRDDAAVNHYVAQHTAMGRTGRPDDIGMAVANLLAGSSHWITGQRIEASGGMLL; encoded by the coding sequence ATGAACAGCGTACACACCCCGCGCACGATCGCCCTGGTTACCGGCGGCAGCCGCGGCATTGGCCGCAGCATTGCCCTCCACTTGGCCAGGCAGGGTAGCGACGTGATGATTACCTACCAGCATCAGCAGGTTCAGGCCGCCGAAACCCTGCGCCAGATCGAAGCCTATGGCGTACGCGCCGCGATGCTGCCGCTGGATCTGGATGCGATTGGATCACTGGAGACCTTCGCATCGGCTGTGCGGGCACAATTGCAGCGCTGGGGTGCATCGCACTTCCAACAGCTGGTGAACAATGCAGGGCTGCACGCACCATCGGCGTTCGGTGAGATCCGCGGCGATGACATCGACCTGCTGTACCGCGTGCATTTCAAAGCGCCACTGCTGCTGACCCAGTTGCTGGCGCCGCAGCTGGCCGATGGCGGCGCCATCATCAACATCTCCACCAGCCTGACCCGCCACGTGGCTGCGGGCAGCCTGGTGTACGCAGCAATGAAGAGCGCACTGGAAACCGCCACCCGCTATCTCGCGCTCGAGCTGGGACCGAGGGGCATCGCGGTCAACGCCGTAGCCCCTGGCGCCACCGAGACCGACTTCTTCGGCGGTGCAGTGCGCGACGATGCCGCCGTGAACCACTACGTGGCACAGCACACGGCGATGGGACGTACGGGTCGCCCCGACGACATCGGCATGGCCGTGGCAAACCTGCTGGCGGGAAGCAGTCATTGGATTACCGGTCAGCGCATTGAGGCCTCAGGGGGAATGCTTCTGTAG
- a CDS encoding AraC family transcriptional regulator, producing MPDFPATCDRQAPLRALALQAQAVLRARSLDAEPLLELLPGAWLARTGSTRAPAPALYRPAVAAVLQGAKQVWVGDAVLEYRAGDALLTRQPVPARGMVARGNHQTHFLGLVVELDTVLLRQLLSQLGNPPTGQAPHPAPFSVVALDSPVLSCLLRLLELALDTPDAQRLLWPALQRELLFRLLQGEAGPALLAMAQPSPLARRMAGAIRTLQRSFRQPLDAAALASRAGMGSALFYRHFRAATGLSPLQYQKQLRLIEARRLLQRGGTSISATAFAVGYESPSQFSREFSRLFGHAPREALPPIAR from the coding sequence TTGCCCGATTTCCCTGCTACCTGTGATCGCCAAGCCCCGCTGCGTGCATTAGCGCTGCAGGCGCAGGCGGTGCTGCGCGCACGCAGCCTGGACGCGGAGCCGCTGCTGGAACTTCTGCCCGGCGCTTGGCTGGCGCGTACAGGATCAACGCGCGCTCCGGCCCCGGCTCTGTACCGTCCCGCGGTGGCGGCGGTGCTACAGGGGGCCAAACAGGTATGGGTGGGCGATGCGGTGCTGGAATATCGCGCCGGCGATGCACTACTCACCCGTCAGCCCGTTCCCGCTCGCGGGATGGTGGCCCGGGGCAACCACCAGACGCATTTTCTGGGGCTGGTGGTGGAGTTGGACACCGTCTTGTTGCGACAGTTGCTGAGCCAGTTGGGCAACCCACCTACAGGCCAAGCGCCTCATCCTGCGCCATTCAGTGTGGTAGCGCTGGATTCACCCGTACTGAGCTGTCTGCTGCGTCTGCTGGAGCTGGCCCTCGACACGCCCGACGCCCAGCGGCTGCTGTGGCCTGCCCTGCAGCGTGAGCTGCTGTTTCGTCTGTTGCAGGGTGAAGCAGGGCCAGCACTGCTGGCGATGGCCCAGCCATCTCCCTTGGCACGGCGGATGGCGGGCGCGATTCGCACCCTGCAACGCAGCTTCCGGCAACCGCTTGATGCGGCCGCGCTGGCCAGCCGTGCAGGCATGGGCAGCGCGCTGTTCTATCGGCATTTCCGTGCGGCAACGGGCCTGTCACCGCTGCAGTACCAGAAGCAGCTGCGCCTGATCGAGGCACGTCGCCTGCTGCAGCGGGGCGGCACCAGCATCTCCGCCACCGCGTTCGCCGTGGGCTACGAGAGCCCTTCTCAATTCAGCCGCGAGTTCAGTCGGCTGTTCGGCCACGCACCGCGCGAGGCTCTCCCACCGATCGCTCGATGA
- a CDS encoding NAD-dependent epimerase/dehydratase family protein: MSSSTLFLTGGSGYVGRNLIRRLCADGHHVRALVRSPQAAAVVQALGAQPVHGDLLDHDIAAAMEGRAALIHAAADTDHRNASPSQWQTNVEGTRNVLTAARTAGVSVAIVLSSESALTTGAPLHQAREDHQYPARAAGIYGASKAEAERVAIALSTPHFAVKVLRPRFVWGRDNTTAMPYLLQAVRSGRFAWIDGGHYLTSSTHVDNLAEAVCCALTRGAGGRVYHICDGTPVPFRRLIGAQLLAYGVQPPEKQVPRALLRVFIGLDDLFRRLRLPLRAPMTRQEFASSAVEVTLDDSRARSELRYRPAVTLEAGIAMLQRQVAEQG, encoded by the coding sequence ATGAGTTCTTCCACCCTCTTCCTGACCGGAGGAAGCGGCTACGTGGGCCGCAATCTGATTCGCCGCCTGTGTGCAGACGGTCACCACGTGCGTGCGCTGGTGCGCAGCCCCCAGGCGGCGGCGGTGGTACAGGCGCTGGGCGCCCAGCCGGTACACGGCGATCTGCTGGACCACGACATCGCTGCGGCGATGGAGGGCCGCGCCGCGCTGATCCACGCGGCCGCCGACACCGACCACCGAAATGCTTCACCCAGCCAGTGGCAGACCAACGTGGAAGGCACCCGCAACGTGCTGACGGCCGCCCGTACTGCGGGTGTGTCGGTGGCGATCGTGCTGAGCAGCGAATCGGCACTGACCACCGGTGCGCCTTTGCATCAGGCGCGCGAGGACCATCAGTATCCGGCGCGCGCAGCAGGCATCTACGGCGCGAGCAAGGCTGAAGCAGAACGGGTGGCGATCGCGCTGTCCACACCGCATTTCGCAGTGAAGGTGCTGCGACCAAGATTTGTCTGGGGCCGCGACAACACGACCGCTATGCCCTACTTGCTGCAGGCCGTACGCAGCGGCCGCTTCGCCTGGATCGACGGCGGGCACTACCTCACCTCGTCCACCCACGTGGACAACCTGGCTGAAGCGGTCTGCTGCGCCTTGACGCGCGGTGCGGGCGGCCGTGTCTACCACATCTGCGATGGTACGCCCGTGCCGTTCCGCCGTCTGATTGGCGCTCAGTTGCTGGCTTATGGCGTACAACCGCCTGAAAAACAGGTGCCGCGTGCGCTGCTGCGCGTTTTCATCGGACTGGATGACCTGTTCCGCAGACTGCGGCTGCCTCTGCGTGCGCCAATGACCCGCCAGGAGTTCGCATCTTCAGCGGTGGAGGTCACGCTGGATGACAGCCGTGCACGCAGCGAGCTTCGCTATCGTCCGGCGGTTACGCTGGAAGCCGGAATCGCGATGCTGCAGCGCCAAGTGGCCGAGCAAGGCTGA
- a CDS encoding TetR/AcrR family transcriptional regulator, giving the protein MGRRKSIDPQQLLDAAERVVAQMGAARLTLDAVAAEAGVSKASVVYDFQSKAGLIQAVVERAVARDNAFNREAAKGFNQDALLRGRIAAAAQPFPEAFQPVALALCAAMAQDPQLRAPIQHNQAQILAEIQQQATHPRSALLAYLALEGMKLLESLDYVQWPAAQRQQLLQDIGALIETPPR; this is encoded by the coding sequence ATGGGCCGTCGCAAAAGTATTGATCCGCAGCAGCTCCTTGATGCTGCCGAGCGCGTGGTCGCCCAGATGGGCGCGGCGCGCCTGACGTTGGATGCGGTGGCCGCCGAAGCCGGGGTCAGCAAGGCCTCGGTGGTCTACGACTTCCAGTCCAAGGCCGGTCTCATCCAGGCCGTGGTCGAACGTGCGGTGGCCCGCGACAACGCCTTCAACCGCGAGGCGGCCAAGGGGTTCAACCAGGATGCGCTGCTGCGCGGTCGTATTGCCGCAGCGGCCCAGCCCTTTCCCGAGGCATTCCAGCCGGTGGCCTTGGCGCTGTGCGCGGCCATGGCCCAGGATCCACAGCTGCGCGCGCCCATCCAGCACAACCAGGCGCAGATCCTGGCCGAGATCCAGCAGCAGGCCACGCACCCACGCAGCGCGTTGCTGGCATACCTCGCGCTGGAGGGTATGAAGCTGCTGGAGTCGCTGGACTACGTGCAGTGGCCGGCCGCGCAGCGGCAGCAGCTGCTGCAGGACATTGGCGCGTTGATCGAGACGCCGCCGCGCTGA
- a CDS encoding GAF domain-containing sensor histidine kinase, which yields MQKLTDPNLLDDIAEIGRIQAVPRILETVAHITGSRFTAIARVTQTTWTACATFDTLGFGLVPGGQLVLETTICDEIRQSATSVVFAHASEHPIYSQHHTPRIYGLESYASVPIHRPDGSFFGTLCAIDSAPANFDVAHVQRSMELLADLVGSYLDKEDRLVRAESALSDAHRVADLRDQFIAVLGHDLRSPLQAISIAADSLACEAGTERQQRMLAHITSGVARMDGLINDVLDFARGRLGGGIPIALQLTSTLEEDLKRVVEEVAIATGRQDIKVHIKIDDDVVCDPSRLAQLLANLLTNAAVHGERSSPITLTVHSEPEMLTLDVHNEGHIPSARLDAIFSPFSREKSERPRPGLGLGIYIASEIARSHGGTLEVESSAAAGTLFTFKMPRLELP from the coding sequence ATGCAGAAGCTGACGGACCCCAATCTGCTGGACGACATCGCCGAGATTGGTCGAATCCAGGCCGTGCCGCGAATCCTGGAGACCGTCGCCCACATCACGGGCTCACGATTCACGGCTATTGCCCGCGTGACCCAGACAACCTGGACCGCGTGCGCCACCTTCGACACCCTGGGGTTCGGGCTGGTTCCCGGTGGCCAACTGGTGCTTGAGACCACCATCTGTGACGAGATCAGGCAGTCGGCGACGTCAGTTGTATTTGCGCATGCAAGCGAGCACCCGATTTACTCCCAGCATCACACGCCACGGATCTACGGACTTGAGAGCTACGCGTCCGTTCCCATCCATCGGCCAGACGGGAGCTTCTTCGGCACGCTCTGCGCGATAGATTCGGCACCGGCCAACTTCGACGTAGCCCACGTCCAACGCTCCATGGAGCTGCTGGCCGACCTGGTAGGAAGCTACCTCGACAAGGAAGATCGCCTTGTGCGAGCGGAATCTGCGCTCTCCGACGCGCATCGTGTCGCCGACCTGCGCGACCAGTTCATTGCCGTGCTGGGTCATGACCTGCGCAGTCCGCTGCAGGCCATCAGCATCGCCGCAGATTCGCTGGCATGTGAGGCGGGCACTGAGCGCCAGCAACGGATGCTCGCGCACATCACTTCCGGCGTTGCCAGAATGGACGGACTGATCAACGACGTGCTTGATTTCGCCAGGGGACGTCTGGGCGGCGGCATTCCCATCGCGCTGCAGCTGACAAGCACGCTGGAAGAAGACCTGAAACGGGTTGTGGAAGAGGTGGCAATCGCCACTGGTCGCCAGGACATCAAGGTCCACATAAAGATAGACGACGACGTGGTCTGCGACCCGAGCAGATTGGCACAGCTCCTGGCCAACCTGCTCACCAATGCAGCCGTACACGGAGAGCGCTCGTCCCCGATTACGCTGACCGTCCACTCCGAGCCGGAAATGCTCACGCTCGACGTACACAACGAGGGACACATTCCATCAGCGAGGTTGGACGCGATTTTCAGCCCATTCTCACGTGAAAAGAGTGAGCGTCCGCGGCCGGGTCTCGGCCTCGGCATCTACATTGCGTCGGAGATCGCGCGGTCCCATGGCGGCACGTTGGAGGTGGAGTCCAGTGCGGCCGCCGGCACCTTGTTCACGTTCAAGATGCCCAGGCTGGAGCTTCCGTAG